The following are encoded in a window of Castanea sativa cultivar Marrone di Chiusa Pesio chromosome 9, ASM4071231v1 genomic DNA:
- the LOC142611068 gene encoding uncharacterized protein LOC142611068 — protein sequence MGESENRSHLEKTLEPFYQRASESEDRLSKLEAALTNKKAAKNEEHLKLISELQSKLEEANAELVSERAKAQKLAEENAKLQYRITHLVKAAKGADLKLEQMEQVLAGKLDALKLEDSKILS from the exons atGGGGGAATCTGAGAATCGAAGCCACCTGGAAAAGACCTTGGAGCCCTTTTACCAAAGAGCTTCTGAATCTGAG GATCGCTTGTCCAAACTAGAAGCTGCCCTTACAAATAAGAAGG CTGCTAAAAATGAGGAACATTTGAAATTGATAAGTGAACTTCAGTCAAAGCTTGAGGAGGCTAATGCAGAGCTGGTTTCAGAACGAGCAAAG GCGCAAAAGCTTGCTGAGGAAAATGCAAAACTCCAATATCGTATAACCCATCTTGTTAAGGCAGCAAAGGGGGCTGATCTCAAGTTGGAGCAAATGGAGCAA gtATTGGCAGGGAAGCTGGATGCCTTGAAGTTGGAAGATTCTAAGATTTTGAGCTGA